The Euryarchaeota archaeon sequence CGATGTTCCAATGGATCGCGAAGTCAGGGTGGTGCTGCTTCTCTTCGGCAAGCTTTGCGATCTTGTTCACGTTCCGCATTGCTTGAAGGAAATTACGGTGCTCCAGGCGCCTCACGAGCGCCCTTCCCTTCTTTTTCCATTCCGGCAGACGGCGCAGTTCGCGTCGGATCCTCGAATCGGCCAATAATGTCATGTTCTCACGCGTCCTTGCATCGGATGCGGCCGCATAAGGCTCTTTTCGGTAGAGCGGCCGTGTCTCTTATAGTCGCGACCGCCATCCATGCGCGTGGCCAGCGACCCTGAAACGAGTGCTGTGGACCGGTTCTCACGCGATGTGGAGCGGGCCTT is a genomic window containing:
- a CDS encoding 4a-hydroxytetrahydrobiopterin dehydratase, with translation MTLLADSRIRRELRRLPEWKKKGRALVRRLEHRNFLQAMRNVNKIAKLAEEKQHHPDFAIHWNIVTLKLWSHDMGGITERDVRMARAINRLLPP